The following are encoded in a window of Strigops habroptila isolate Jane chromosome 9, bStrHab1.2.pri, whole genome shotgun sequence genomic DNA:
- the APOOL gene encoding MICOS complex subunit MIC27, translating into MAAKVAKLAALSSGLPFVCFTVYAAKEKESKSHLLKPDQLPIYCPPPLKSKYIEEQPGHLQKQFSSVRQTTGRYIGWCKDAFLFVKNGIMDSIQFGKDAYVYLKNPPPEFLPKVGIITISGLAGLALARKGSRWKKIVYPLGLTASGISVCYPAQSVVFAKVAGKKLFSASHQTYGALQSLWAKNEDVTKLQQESVSVTQEDKKKKEISGTKPESAIESSSFNRTESSPVESWSNEDPVPSSGAVKTSKFKPDPKLMDHGQSSPEDVDMYSTRS; encoded by the exons ATGGCGGCCAAG GTGGCAAAGCTGGCAGCTCTTTCTTCAGGTCTGCCATTTGTGTGTTTTACTGTATAtgcagcaaaagagaaggaatcAAAAAGTCACCTGTTGAAACCAGATCAG ctacCAATTTACTGTCCACCACCTCTGAAATCAAAATATATCGAAGAACAGCCTGGTCACTTGCAGAAGCAATTCTCTTCAGTAAGACAGACAACCGGCCGCTATATTGGATGGTGCAAG gatgcttttctctttgttaaaaATGGAATCATGGATTCAATTCAATTTGGAAAAG ATGCTTACGTTTACCTGAAGAATCCACCACcagaatttcttcccaaagtTGGTATCATTACAATATCAGGCTTAGCGGGCCTAGCGCTGGCAAGAAAAG GTTCTAGATGGAAGAAAATTGTTTATCCACTGGGACTTACTGCTTCAGGGATTTCTGTTTGTTACCCAGCTCAGTCAGTGGTATTTGCTAAG GTAGCagggaaaaagctgttttctgcaagCCATCAAACCTATGGGGCTTTGCAATCACTGTGGGCAAAAAATGAAGATGTCACCAAG ctgcagcaagagTCAGTGTCAGTTACTcaagaagataagaaaaagaaagaaatttctggTACAAAACCTGAGTCTGCTATTGAGTCGAGTTCATTTAACAGAACAGAATCTTCTCCAGTAGAATCTTGGAGTAATGAAGATCCAGTGCCTTCATCAG GAGCAGTGAAGACATCAAAATTTAAGCCTGATCCAAAACTTATGGACCATGGTCAATCCAGCCCAGAAGATGTGGATATGTACAGTACTAGAAGCTAA